Sequence from the Halobaculum rubrum genome:
CGGTTATCGCCGGGATGTTCTTGGCAGGCGCGGGCGTGCTCGGGATGGTACTGGTCGACGGCTACCTCCCGTGGGCCGCCTTCGCTGGCGTGTCCGGGATCGGGATGGCGCTGCTGTACCCGAACCTGATGACGGTCCCCAGCGACGCGGCACACCCGACGTGGCGCTCGGCGGGGATGGGCGTCTACCGGATGTGGCGCGACTCCGGATACGCCGTGGGCGCGATCCTGATCGGGCTCTCGATGGAGTTCGTGAACGCCGAGGCCGCGTTCTACATGACCGCCGGCCTGATGTTCGTCTCCGGCGCGATGGTGTTCCTCTGGATGGAGGAGACCCACCCCGAGTTCGGCACGCACGAGCCGCCCGCGCCGGCGACGGAGGCGGAGTCTCCGGGACGGGCCGCCTCCGACGACTGACCGGCGGCCCATGTCCGTGCCGACGGCCGTACTCCTTTCTGCGGTACCGTCGTGCTACCGACGAAGCCGAACAGCGGTTCCGTCCTCGCCGTCCGTCACCTCGACGAGGCCGTCGTCCGCGAGGTCGCCCACCAATCCGCGGAGCCAGTCCTCGCTGCCCTCGCCGTCACCGTCGGGGCTGTAATCCACGCGGATCCGCGGGCCGAGTTCGCCGAGCATCAACTCGTCGTGGTTCCCGAGCGCGCGCACGACCTTGCCACGGAACTGCCGCCTGCTCCCCTCGAAGCTCGGCTGTTCGGGTACGTCCGGCGCGGTGAAATTCCCCGTCTCGTAGGCCCGACACCAGCGACGCCACGGGCAGCCCGCCTCGTCGCAGCGGGGGGACTGCCCGCAGGCGACCCCGCCCAGTTCCATGATCGCGTTGTTCCAGACGCGCGATTCGCCGTCGGGCATGAGGTCGACGGCGGACTCGGCGAATTCGGCGTCGTCGTCGGGAACGCCGAACGCGCGGTGGAGCACCCGCTTCACGTTCGTGTCGACGACCGCGTCGCCGTTGTTGAACGCGAAGGAGGCGACCGCGTTGGCGGTGTACGGGCCGACGCCCATCAGCTCCTGTAGCTCGTCGGGGTCGGTCGGGAACTCGCCGTCGGCTTCGGCGGTATCACTGCCTCCCGGAGGTCGGTCCGCGGGACCGACCTCCCCCTCGGTCACCTGTGTGGCGGCCTCGTGGAGGTACTTCGCGCGGTTGTTGTAGCCGAGCGAGTGGTCCGACCAGAAGGAGACGACCTCCCCGCGCTCGGCGGCCGCGAGGTCGGCCACCTCGGGCCAGCGGTCGAGGAAGTCGGCGTACGCCTCCTCGACCCGGGAGAGCTGCGTCTGCTGGCTCATCACCTCCGAGACGAGGATCCGGTAGGGGTCGTCGGTGCGCCGCCACGGGAACTGGCGGTGGTCGTCCTCGTACCACGCGATCAGGGCCTCCCGCACCGCGTCGCGGTCGTCGGGGAGGTGTGCGCTCATTACCGGATCGGGGGACCGCGAGCGAAAAGCGCTGACGGTCCCGGGTCGGCGACCGAAACGAGGGAACCGAGCCAGAGCGCAACGGGTTTCCGCCCGCCGCGAGACCGATCGAGCATGGGACTCGACGATCTCGACGACGCGATCACCGCGGAGTACGGCGACCTCGACGACGAGATCGCCGTCGAACTGGACCGCGAGACGAAACACGAGCTGTCGCTGTTGGCGGCGGCGCTGGGGACCGACCGCAACGAACTGGTCCGACGAGGGATCCACGCGCTGTTCCGGCGGACGCTCGACACCGGCGACCTGGACTTCCACCTCCGGCAGGCGTTCGACGTGACGTACGACGAGTACCTCTCGGGGATGACGTACGACGAGATGACCGGGGGCGCCAGCGGCGGGGGCGGCGGCTACCCCGAGCGAAGCGACGAGCGCCGGTACCAGCAGTAGGATCGAACGACGAGGGAGAGCGAACGGGGCCGGAGTGGCGATATCCGTCAGTTCACGTCGACTGCGGCCTCGATCAGCAGTTTCGCTCCCAGCTCGATCTCTCGCTCGGTCACGTCCAGCGGCGGGAGGAACCGGATCACGTTCGACCCGCACGCGAGCGTGAGCAGGCCGCGGCGTAGCGCCGCCTCCTGCACGGCGTCGCGGAGGTCCGGGGATTCGAACTCGACGGCGAGCATCAGCCCCTTCCCGCGCACGTCGGTCACGCCGTCGAGGGCGGCGTCGCGGACGGTCTCCTTGAACTGCTCGCCGCGGACGGTCGCGTTGTCGAGCAGGTCGTACTCGTCGATGGCACGCAGCGTGAACACGCCCTGCGCCGCGGCGACGATATCGCCAGCGCCCCACGTCGAGGAGAGCCGAGATCGCTCGTCGGGAAAGCTGTCCTCGTTGGCGATGGTGGCGCCGACGCGCATTCCCTTCGCGCCGGTGATCACGTCCGGCTCGATCGGGTAGTGGTCCGAGCCCCACAGCTCGCCGGTGCGGCCCATCCCCGACTGGATCTCGTCGGCGATCAGCGGGATGTCGTGCTCGGCGGCGAGATCGGCGACCTCCTCCATGAACGGCTCCGAGGGGAAGCGGTAGCCGCCCTCGCCCTGGATCGGCTCCATGACGATGTAGGAGGTCTCCTCGGGGTTGACGTGGCCCGTTTTCGGGTCGAGTTTCTCCCGTAGCAGCGAGGTGTCGCCGTCGTCGACGAAGAAGCCACACGAGCACGTCTCGGGCGAACACGCGCGGTCATCGCAGTACGGTACGTCGTGGACGCCGGGCACCTCGGGGAACCGCTTGCGATACACGGACTTCGAGCGATTGAGCGAGAGGGCCCCGAGCGTCCGCCCGTGGAACGCGCCGTCGAAGGTGACGCCGTACTTCCCGCCGCCGGAGTCGTCGTAGCAGATCTTGATCGCGTTCTCGACGGCCTCGGCGCCGGAGTTCGAGAGGAAGACGGTGTCGAGGTCGTAGTGACCCGTGCGGTCGACGAGCTCGTGCATCAGGTCCGCGGGGCCTGGAAGCGCCGACTCGCCCGGGTCCGAGCCGTCGGAGACGTAGAAGTCCTGCCCGGCGATCTTCGTCGGGTCGACCATGTCGAACTCGGCCATCCGGTCCATGATCTTCGGGTTGTTGTAGCCGAGCGGCGCGGCGGCGACGTGGGAGGTGAAATCCAGCAGGACGTTGCCGTCGACGTCGGTGCAGAACGGTCCCTCCGCGTCCTCGGTGATGTCCCACACGAAGTCGTACACGTACGTCGTCGTCGCGGCGACATCGCGGTGATACTCGGCCCATTCGCGGGCGCGAGCGCCCGGCATCTCGGTGACGCTCACCTCGGCCGTGTCTCGGTCCATGCGTGTGGATGCGAACGGTCGATTATAAAATAGTGGTCCACTCGATGCTGGTTCGAATATTCGCCTCGGATCTTGACTCCGACTTCAATCGGATACCGTGGTGGGCCGGCGGATTCGCCGGCTATCGATCACGCGGGCGCGGCGAGTTTGCGGTATGGTGAGTCGGCGGCGACACGGTGCGTCGGCTGTGTCGGTCGTCGTTCACACAATGGTGGTCGCTCACGCGATCGTCGTCGCGAGCGCGACGACCCCACCCCCGGCGACGATCGCGAGGCTGTAGGCGGCCACGCGGCGCACGAACGCCCGGGGACCGGCGAACGCCAGCCCCGCCTTCACCGCGACGCTGGAGACGGTCGCGAGCAGGACGGCGACGGTCGCTGCGTCGGCGCCGACGGTGCCGCCGCGGTACAACAGGACGGCCGAGGTGGTCGCGCCGGCGGAGGACACCAGCCCCGAGAGGGCCGCCGACGCGTACAGTCCGGCGGTACCGAAGCGAGCCTGTGCCAGGCTGCTGACCGCGAGGATGACGAGGAACGCCGCGCCGAACGCCAGCGCGTTGCGCAGCGAGAACGGCGACTCGAGTCTGAGGTCGACCCGCGTGCGCCAGTCGGCCGTCGCCGCCGCCACGGCGACGGCGCCGAGCGCGAGCGCGCCCAGCGGCGCGGCGACGCCGACGAGGACCGGCAGATCGCCGCCGACGGTGAACGCGATGGCGATCGCGAGGTTACGCAGGGCCATCGCCGCGTCCGCCAACAGGACCCCGGCGACGGCGTACGAGACCGACTCCGCCCGGTCGGTCGCGTGATCGAGCATCGTCCCGACGACGGCCGTCGAGGACGCGAGCCCGCCGAGAAAGCCGGTGACTGCGATGCCGCGGCCGCCGTACGTCCGTACCAGCGCGTAGTTCACGATGCCGATCCCGGCGACGGTGACGACCATGAGCCACGCGACGCGCGGCTCCAGCGGAATACCGAACACCACCCGCTCGCCCGCCGGCAACACCGGGTAGACGACGAACGCGAGGACGGCGAACTCGGTCATCGAGCGAAGCTCCGGGCGCGAGAGGTCGCCCGCGAACGAGTGTAACTCCCGTTTCAACACCAACAGCGCGGCCGACACGACCGCGACTGTCACTCCCTCCACGACGGCGCCGACGGCGACGAGCGCCCCGACTCCGTACGCCGCCAGCAACGAGACGGAGGTCGTCAGCGACAGCGAGCCGTCGGCGTCGGCCCGAAGCCCGCGGACCGCCAGCAACACCCCCTGCACGATGACGAGCACGCCGCCGACCGCGAGGAGCGCGCCACCCACCTCTGTCTCGATCGCCAGGTACGTGAACACCGCGGCGACGAGGCTGGTCAGCGAGAACGTCCGGATCCCCGCGGACCGCTCGGACCACTCGCGCTCCAACCCGAGGAACAGCCCCAGCGCCGCCGCCAATGCCAGCCGTGCGACCGGCAGCGACAGCGGATCGCCGACGATCTCGGCGCCCGTCGCGGTCATGGGCTCAATATTACTCTATAGTGGTATATACTTTTTCGGGCGGCGTCCGCGAACGCGGGGTCGTCCCGCGACACGTTTTTGTCGGCGGACTGAGGGGGCTGGATATGGCGCTCTCCGATGTCGACTGGTCGCGGACGGCGTGGTGGGGCGTCGGTGCGGTGTTGGCCGCGGCGCTCACGTTCGTCGTCCACTCGTTCGTCGGCACGTTCGTCTTCGGGGTGTTCATCTACTACGCGACGCGCCCGGTTTACAACCGGATCCGCAGGCGGATCCCACAGCCGAGCGTCGCCGCCGCGGTCGCCATCTTCGCGATGGTGCTCCCGGCGCTGCTGCTTGCGGGGTACGCCCTGCTCATCGTCGCCAATCAGATCCGGGAGCTCGACATCGCCGGGAACGGGTATCTCGATCAGCTCCCGTTCACGCAGGAGACCCTCGACGTGCTGACCGACCCGTCGCAGGTCGCGGCGCTCGACTGGCAGCAGTACGTCACGCTCGACACCGTCGGCGGCGCCCTGAACTCGGTGGCGCAGGCGGCCGACACCGTCGCGTTCGTCGGCATCGGCGCGATCCACTTGTTCGTCATGCTCGCGGTCGCGTTCTACCTCCTCCGCGACGGCGGACGGCTCGGCCGCTATCTCGTTCGATTCACGGACCAGGCGGGGATCGTCGACGCCTACGGCCTCGCGGTCGACCGCGACCTGAAGTCGATCTTCTTCGGGAACATCCTCAACGCGATCGTCACCGGCACGATCGGGGTGATCGTCTACTCGGTCCTCAACGTGTTCGCCCCCGACGGGGGGGCGGTCCCGGCGGCCGCGCTGGTCGGACTGATCGCGGGCGTCGCGAGCCTGATCCCGATCGTCGGGATGAAGCTGGTGTACGTCCCGGTCGCGGCGTTCATGACGGTTCGGGCGGTGGCGAACGACGTCACCGGTGGACTGGCGTTCGTGCTCGTGTTCGCGCTCGCCTCGCTGATCGTCGTTGACACCATCCCCGATCTCGTGTTGCGACCGTACGTCTCCGGGCGCTCGTTGCACGTCGGGGCGGTGATGATCGCGTACACGCTCGGTCCGCTGCTGTTCGGCTGGTACGGGATCTTCCTCATGCCGGTCCTCCTCGTGTTGGTCGTGCACTTCTTCCGGATCGTCCTGCCGGAACTGCTCTCCGGGGAGCCGTTGCGCCCGTACGCGGTCGACCCGACGTATCTCACGGCCGAAGGGCCGTCGATCCCCTCCCCGGATCCGGATGCAGCCCCCGCCGAGGGTGGCGGTGGAGACGCGGTCGCCTCTCCGGGCGAACAGCCGACGGAAGACAAAGCTGGGGAGGGGTGACCGACCTCCGATCGGGTCACTCCAGGTCGACGTAGCGTTGCTCCCATTCGCTGCGGGCCTCGATCTCCCGACGTCCGCGGCGCGTGAGCGTGTAGTAGTTGGTTCGCTGGTCGCGTTGGCCCTTCTCGACGAGCCCCTTCTCCACGAGTGTGTCGAGGTTCGGGTACAGGCGCCCGTGATGGATCTCCTTTTCGTAGTAGTCCTCGAGCTCCGCTTTGATCGCCAGCCCGTGCGGCTCGTCTTGCCCGGCTATCACGTACAGCAGGTCGCGCTGAAACCCCGTCAGATCGTACATGGGTTATGTCTAAAAAACTGTTATTCTCCGACCAAATAAACGTATCGCCGATCGAAAACGCCGTTGTAAGCTATGACGCGGCAGCTTCCGTGGTCGACGGACTCGTCCGGTACTGTAGATGAAACGGTACTTCGCTGCTCCTATCACGAACGGTGACTGTTCGATAGCGGGGGGCGGTCGTCGTGAGCCGATCGCGATCGCGGCAGGTCGCCGCCGCCTCGACCGGGATCGTGTTCGATCCCGCCGTCGTTTCGGCCGACTGCTTTTTGTCCGCGCTCGACGAACAGTCCGGTATGCCGGAAAAAGTGCTGTTCGAATCCGAGATCCGTCAGGACCGCGCCGAGATCGCCGCCCACCTTCGGGATGTCGCCACGAGGCTCGAGGCGGACGGCGAGCTCACGCTCGCGGACGGCGACGAACCGGTCACGATGTCCGTGCCCGCGAGCGCGACGTTCGAGGTGAAGGCCGAACGCGAGACCGGCTCCGGGCCGGACGAGCTGAGCGTCGAGTTCGAGATCGAGTGGGCCGACGGCGACGACCAGGACGCCGTCGGCTCGGGGTTATCTATCGAATGACGGACCCGGTCGAGCAGCCGACACGGCGGTCGCTCGCGGCGTCGGTTCCGAGAACGAACGGGGGCACGCGGCGGAAACACCCGCGCGTGCCGCCCGGATCGGTCCCCGCTGACGCTTCGGCCCTCCAGTCGAAGCGTCACCGATCGATATTCGGGGGATAGCGATAAAACTACCGGGGAGATCGAGCGCTCACATGTGCTCCTCCTCGAGCGCCCAGCCCAGAGCACGCTTGTAGTGCGTGAACAACTGCCTGACGCCCTCGTGGCGCATCTCCTCGGAGTCCAACTGCTCGGCGAGATACTCGTACTGCTCTCTGATCTCCGCCTCGTCGCGCATGGTCGACCGTACGGCCACCGGTGACTTGAACGCCGGGGCGGCGCGGTCGGCGGCTGTGACGATCTATCGCAGGTGAGGAATGGCGTACCGCGCGGTCAACCGCGCTGAACCGGTAGCTGTTTCGGAGAAACCGGCAGAACGTTCGATCGCGGTGGGGAAATCCGTTGATTACGCGCCGAGGCCGGTCGGCGCGGTCAGCGAGGCGCTCCCGCCGTCCGAACCGGTCTGGCTGTCGACGAACTCGTCGTAGGTTCCCTGCTCGACGACGACGACGGTGAAGTACATGTTGGAGTGAGCGACGCCGCAGTACTCCGTGCAGTAGCCCTGGTAGACGCCCGTCTCCTGTGCCACCGTCTTGAGCGTGTTCGTCTGTCCGGGGATGGCGTCCTGCTTCAGCCCGAGTTCGGGCACGCTAAAGCCGTGGATCACGTCGTCGGAGGTCGAACTGAAGTACAGATCCTGTCCCGCTGGGACGACTATCACCGGCCCCTCTATCCCCTCGGCTTGCGGGACCACCGACGTGTCGATGTCGCTCGCCGTCAGCTCGCTGATGTTCGATGTCTGGTAGTTCATCCGCCAGTTCCACTGGTAGGCGACGGTTTCGACGTGCACGTCGCCCTCGGCGGGCTCGATCTCCTCGGCACCGGTGTAGGTCACGTCGGGGTTCGCCAGCACGCCGTAGGAGGCGACGCCGACGAACAGGAGGATGATCGCGGTCGCGACCGTCCATGTGACCTCGAGACGTCGGTTCTCCCGGGTCGGCTCCGGCTCGTCGTTGTCCTTGAACTTCAGGACGGTGTACACGAGAATGACCTCGACGAGCAACGTGATCGGGACCGCGACGTACAACAGATCGGTGTTCAGGCCGTTGATCAGCTCCGCCGTCGTCGACGGCTGTGCCGCGACCGGCGTCGCGAACAGCGCCGACCCGACGAGCCCGACCAACAGGCTCCCCAGTCGCGTACGCGTCATTACAACCGTGGTTGGCGCAGGCCACCTAAATACCTACTGTTGTCGCGCGAAACACCGGATGGCGGGAGTGTACGCTGTGACCGGTGCGAACATCTTTCCCCCCTGAAAGCACCATCGACGCCGCTGTTCGGGGCCGAATCGAACGTGAAAAGCGCGGGGTTGATATGCGGCGGGTCGCAAGGTCCGACAGTGATATCGAAGCGGTTCCCGCCGCTGCTCGCGGCCAGCGCGATGGGCGTGTACCTGCTGCTCGTAGTGGGTGCAACGACGGCCGTCACCGATGCCGCCACGGCGTGTACGGCGTGGCCGGCGTGCGGGGACGGGTTCGCCCTTCCGACAGCCGACGCCGGCTGGATCGCGCTCGGACACCGACTGGTGGCGTTCGCCGTCGGACTGCTCGTCCTCGCGACGGCCGTCGCGGCCTGGCGGGTTCGTCCGAGTCGCCGGGTCGCTGGGGCGCTCGCGTTGTCGTTCCTTCTGTATCCAGCCCAGTCGCTACTGGGTGCGTACGTCGCGACCGGCGGCCGCGAGACGCTCGCGGTTGTCGCGGGCGTTCCGGTGACGCTGTCGGCGATACATCTCGTGGGGGGACTGGCCGTGTTCTTCGGGCTGCTCGCCGCGCTCGCGTGGGAACTGGAGGCTCGAACGGGCGATCCCGACGACGAACCCGCGGTCGCGTCCGGCGGTCCGGAGCCGGCGGCCGAGCCGGTTAGCTCCGGGGGGCGCCCGCCGATCCCCTCCTGGCGTGCGGACCCTGTCCGCCGCGCCCGGCTCACGGCCGCGGCGTACTTCCGGCTGATGAAGCCGCGGCTGATGTGGCTGCTGTGTCTCGTCGCCAGCGCCGCGATGGCCCTGGCCGGCGGCCCCGGGCTCTCGGTGCCCGTCGTCGCCGCGACGCTCGCGGGCGGGGCCCTCTCCATCGGCGCCTCCGGCACGTTCAATCACGTGTTCGAGCGCGACATCGACCGACGGATGCAGCGCACGAGCGACCGGCCGCTGGCGGTCGATCTGGTGTCGGTGCGCAACGCGACCGCGTTCGGGCTGCTGCTCACCGTCCTCTCCGTCGGCCTGTTCGCGTGGGTGAACGTGCTCGCGGCCGTCCTCGGGTTCGTCGCGATCGTGTTCTACTCGGTCGTGTACACGCTCATGTTGAAGCCGAACACGGTCCAGAACACCGTCATCGGCGGCGCCGCCGGCGCGCTCCCCGCGCTCATCGGCTGGGCCGCCGTCACCGGGGAGATCGGCCTCGGCGGGCTCGCGCTCGCGGCGCTCATCTTCCTGTGGACGCCGGCACACTTCTACAACCTCGCGCTCGCGTACAAGGACGACTACGAGCGCGGCGGCTTCCCGATGATGCCCGTCGTGCGCGGCGAGACGGCGACGCGGCGCCACATCGTCTGGTACTTCGGCGCGACGTTGGCGGTCGCCGCCGGGATGGTCAGCCTCGGTCGGTTGGACTGGGTGTACGCGCTCGCCGGCGTCGTCGGCGGCGCCGTGTTCCTGTGGACGATCGTCCGCCTCCACTACGAGCGCGACGAGTCCGCGGCGTTTCGGGCGTTCCACGCGTCGAACGCCTACCTCGGAGTCGTCCTGCTGGCGGTCGTCGTCGACGCGCTCGCGCTGTAACTCCCGAGCACGCACATGAGCACCCGACGCCTTTCGATCGCCGGCATCGATCTGTCCGTCGGCCGTCGCGATCTACTGGTCGCGGCGCTGGTGGTCAACGTCGAGCTCGCGGCCGTCGTCGCGTACTTCGCGTTCACGTCCGCCAGCCTCGCGTCACCCGCGTTCACGCTGTACGGGCTGACCTGGGTCAACCTCGCGCTCGTCGTGTTCGCGCGCTACCGTCCGTCTGCGGGTACTACCCGGACACGCCGTCGCGCGCTCGTCGTCGCCGTCGGCTACATACTCCTCTTGGCCGTCTTCGGCGGCGTCGTCGGGGTCGCGCCGCCGCGGACGACGCCGGGCGTGGAGGTGGCGTTGCTTCCGCCCGGATGGGGGCCCGCGCTTATCGTCAACGTCGGCGTCGCCGCCGCGGTGCTCATGCCCGCGAAGGTGCTCGGCTACGGCGCGCTGGCGTACCTCCTGTATGGCACCGTCGTCGACGCCGCGAGCGCGGGGGTGGCGGGCGTGCTCGGGCTGTTCTCGTGCGTCTCCTGCTCGCTGCCGATCCTCGCCGGTGCGGCCACCGCGGTCGTCGGCGGCGGGGGGTTCGTCGTCGCGGCCGTCGGCGGGATCGGCTACGGTCCCTCGACGCTCGTGTTCGTCGTCACGGTCGCGCTGCTGTGGTGGCGACCCGGGTTCGACCTGCTTCGGTAGCTCGAACGCACGACACCGCACAAATAACTCTACACCATTACCTCCCGCTCGGATGCAACCGCTAGTGATTATGTCGCGCCGGTCCGTGTGCCGAACATGGCGCGTCTCTCCCGCTTGCGATCGCCGCTCCAGCACAGAAAACGCGCGATCGCCAAGACACTGTGTTATCGGGCGCTGATGGTCGTTATCACGGTGATCGTGGCGTGGGCCGTCGTCGGCGACGTGAGCGACGCGGTGAACATCGGGCTCGTCGCGAACGTGGTGAAGACGGCGACGTACTACACCTACGAGCGCGTGTGGGACCAGATCGCGTGGGGGATCGCCGACAGGACGTGACGGTCGGATGGATCGCCCTCTCGGTCGCCGAAGGGTGGCGCTCGTCGTCGGACTTACGGAAGTGCGAGGAGAAAGCCTCGCC
This genomic interval carries:
- a CDS encoding AI-2E family transporter — protein: MALSDVDWSRTAWWGVGAVLAAALTFVVHSFVGTFVFGVFIYYATRPVYNRIRRRIPQPSVAAAVAIFAMVLPALLLAGYALLIVANQIRELDIAGNGYLDQLPFTQETLDVLTDPSQVAALDWQQYVTLDTVGGALNSVAQAADTVAFVGIGAIHLFVMLAVAFYLLRDGGRLGRYLVRFTDQAGIVDAYGLAVDRDLKSIFFGNILNAIVTGTIGVIVYSVLNVFAPDGGAVPAAALVGLIAGVASLIPIVGMKLVYVPVAAFMTVRAVANDVTGGLAFVLVFALASLIVVDTIPDLVLRPYVSGRSLHVGAVMIAYTLGPLLFGWYGIFLMPVLLVLVVHFFRIVLPELLSGEPLRPYAVDPTYLTAEGPSIPSPDPDAAPAEGGGGDAVASPGEQPTEDKAGEG
- the coxB gene encoding cytochrome c oxidase subunit II, with translation MTRTRLGSLLVGLVGSALFATPVAAQPSTTAELINGLNTDLLYVAVPITLLVEVILVYTVLKFKDNDEPEPTRENRRLEVTWTVATAIILLFVGVASYGVLANPDVTYTGAEEIEPAEGDVHVETVAYQWNWRMNYQTSNISELTASDIDTSVVPQAEGIEGPVIVVPAGQDLYFSSTSDDVIHGFSVPELGLKQDAIPGQTNTLKTVAQETGVYQGYCTEYCGVAHSNMYFTVVVVEQGTYDEFVDSQTGSDGGSASLTAPTGLGA
- a CDS encoding aminotransferase class III-fold pyridoxal phosphate-dependent enzyme, whose protein sequence is MDRDTAEVSVTEMPGARAREWAEYHRDVAATTTYVYDFVWDITEDAEGPFCTDVDGNVLLDFTSHVAAAPLGYNNPKIMDRMAEFDMVDPTKIAGQDFYVSDGSDPGESALPGPADLMHELVDRTGHYDLDTVFLSNSGAEAVENAIKICYDDSGGGKYGVTFDGAFHGRTLGALSLNRSKSVYRKRFPEVPGVHDVPYCDDRACSPETCSCGFFVDDGDTSLLREKLDPKTGHVNPEETSYIVMEPIQGEGGYRFPSEPFMEEVADLAAEHDIPLIADEIQSGMGRTGELWGSDHYPIEPDVITGAKGMRVGATIANEDSFPDERSRLSSTWGAGDIVAAAQGVFTLRAIDEYDLLDNATVRGEQFKETVRDAALDGVTDVRGKGLMLAVEFESPDLRDAVQEAALRRGLLTLACGSNVIRFLPPLDVTEREIELGAKLLIEAAVDVN
- the cyoE gene encoding heme o synthase produces the protein MGVYLLLVVGATTAVTDAATACTAWPACGDGFALPTADAGWIALGHRLVAFAVGLLVLATAVAAWRVRPSRRVAGALALSFLLYPAQSLLGAYVATGGRETLAVVAGVPVTLSAIHLVGGLAVFFGLLAALAWELEARTGDPDDEPAVASGGPEPAAEPVSSGGRPPIPSWRADPVRRARLTAAAYFRLMKPRLMWLLCLVASAAMALAGGPGLSVPVVAATLAGGALSIGASGTFNHVFERDIDRRMQRTSDRPLAVDLVSVRNATAFGLLLTVLSVGLFAWVNVLAAVLGFVAIVFYSVVYTLMLKPNTVQNTVIGGAAGALPALIGWAAVTGEIGLGGLALAALIFLWTPAHFYNLALAYKDDYERGGFPMMPVVRGETATRRHIVWYFGATLAVAAGMVSLGRLDWVYALAGVVGGAVFLWTIVRLHYERDESAAFRAFHASNAYLGVVLLAVVVDALAL
- a CDS encoding MgtC/SapB family protein, translated to MTATGAEIVGDPLSLPVARLALAAALGLFLGLEREWSERSAGIRTFSLTSLVAAVFTYLAIETEVGGALLAVGGVLVIVQGVLLAVRGLRADADGSLSLTTSVSLLAAYGVGALVAVGAVVEGVTVAVVSAALLVLKRELHSFAGDLSRPELRSMTEFAVLAFVVYPVLPAGERVVFGIPLEPRVAWLMVVTVAGIGIVNYALVRTYGGRGIAVTGFLGGLASSTAVVGTMLDHATDRAESVSYAVAGVLLADAAMALRNLAIAIAFTVGGDLPVLVGVAAPLGALALGAVAVAAATADWRTRVDLRLESPFSLRNALAFGAAFLVILAVSSLAQARFGTAGLYASAALSGLVSSAGATTSAVLLYRGGTVGADAATVAVLLATVSSVAVKAGLAFAGPRAFVRRVAAYSLAIVAGGGVVALATTIA
- a CDS encoding A/G-specific adenine glycosylase is translated as MSAHLPDDRDAVREALIAWYEDDHRQFPWRRTDDPYRILVSEVMSQQTQLSRVEEAYADFLDRWPEVADLAAAERGEVVSFWSDHSLGYNNRAKYLHEAATQVTEGEVGPADRPPGGSDTAEADGEFPTDPDELQELMGVGPYTANAVASFAFNNGDAVVDTNVKRVLHRAFGVPDDDAEFAESAVDLMPDGESRVWNNAIMELGGVACGQSPRCDEAGCPWRRWCRAYETGNFTAPDVPEQPSFEGSRRQFRGKVVRALGNHDELMLGELGPRIRVDYSPDGDGEGSEDWLRGLVGDLADDGLVEVTDGEDGTAVRLRR
- a CDS encoding PadR family transcriptional regulator; the protein is MYDLTGFQRDLLYVIAGQDEPHGLAIKAELEDYYEKEIHHGRLYPNLDTLVEKGLVEKGQRDQRTNYYTLTRRGRREIEARSEWEQRYVDLE
- a CDS encoding ribbon-helix-helix protein, CopG family, which produces MGLDDLDDAITAEYGDLDDEIAVELDRETKHELSLLAAALGTDRNELVRRGIHALFRRTLDTGDLDFHLRQAFDVTYDEYLSGMTYDEMTGGASGGGGGYPERSDERRYQQ
- a CDS encoding DUF2061 domain-containing protein, translating into MARLSRLRSPLQHRKRAIAKTLCYRALMVVITVIVAWAVVGDVSDAVNIGLVANVVKTATYYTYERVWDQIAWGIADRT
- a CDS encoding DUF7546 family protein, whose protein sequence is MSTRRLSIAGIDLSVGRRDLLVAALVVNVELAAVVAYFAFTSASLASPAFTLYGLTWVNLALVVFARYRPSAGTTRTRRRALVVAVGYILLLAVFGGVVGVAPPRTTPGVEVALLPPGWGPALIVNVGVAAAVLMPAKVLGYGALAYLLYGTVVDAASAGVAGVLGLFSCVSCSLPILAGAATAVVGGGGFVVAAVGGIGYGPSTLVFVVTVALLWWRPGFDLLR
- a CDS encoding amphi-Trp domain-containing protein — translated: MPEKVLFESEIRQDRAEIAAHLRDVATRLEADGELTLADGDEPVTMSVPASATFEVKAERETGSGPDELSVEFEIEWADGDDQDAVGSGLSIE